A genomic segment from Klebsiella africana encodes:
- the pgtP gene encoding phosphoglycerate transporter PgtP: MLSLLKKGPSANKVPAEKIQATYGRYRMQALLSVFLGYLAYYIVRNNFTLSTPYLKEQLDLSATQIGLLSSCMLIAYGISKGVMSSLADKASPKVFMACGLVLCAIVNVGLGFSTAFWIFAALVVLNGLFQGMGVGPSFITIANWFPRRERGRVGAFWNISHNVGGGIVAPIVGAAFAILGTEHWQSASYIVPACVAVVFAISVLVLGKGSPREEGLPSLAEMMPEEKVVLKTKHGQKAPENMSAFQIFCTYVLRNKNAWYVSFVDVFVYMVRFGMISWLPIYLLTVKHFSKEQMSVAFLFFEWAAIPSTLLAGWLSDKLFKGRRMPLAIICMTLIFICLIGYWKSESLLMVTVFAAIVGCLIYVPQFLASVQTMEIVPSFAVGSAVGLRGFMSYIFGASLGTSLFGVMVDKMGWHGGFYLLMGGIVCCILFCYLSHRGALELEQQRKITEQEEARLALADAQ; this comes from the coding sequence ATGTTATCATTATTAAAAAAAGGCCCGTCGGCGAATAAAGTTCCTGCTGAGAAAATTCAGGCAACCTATGGTCGATACCGTATGCAGGCGCTGCTAAGCGTATTTCTGGGATATCTGGCGTACTATATCGTGCGCAATAACTTCACCTTATCCACGCCCTATCTGAAAGAACAGTTAGACCTCAGCGCCACGCAGATCGGTTTACTCAGCAGCTGTATGCTCATCGCCTACGGGATCAGTAAAGGCGTAATGAGCAGCCTCGCGGATAAAGCCAGCCCGAAAGTCTTTATGGCCTGTGGCCTGGTACTCTGCGCCATCGTCAACGTCGGGTTAGGTTTCAGTACCGCATTCTGGATCTTCGCTGCGCTGGTTGTCCTGAACGGCCTGTTTCAGGGTATGGGGGTCGGCCCCTCTTTTATTACTATTGCGAACTGGTTCCCGCGTCGGGAGCGTGGCCGCGTAGGGGCGTTCTGGAACATTTCCCATAACGTCGGCGGCGGAATTGTCGCCCCGATCGTCGGCGCCGCGTTCGCCATTCTCGGCACCGAGCACTGGCAGAGCGCCAGCTACATTGTGCCGGCCTGTGTGGCGGTGGTATTCGCCATTAGCGTACTGGTGCTGGGTAAGGGTTCGCCGCGCGAGGAAGGTCTGCCTTCGCTGGCAGAGATGATGCCGGAAGAGAAAGTGGTGCTGAAGACCAAACACGGCCAGAAAGCGCCGGAGAATATGAGCGCATTTCAGATCTTCTGCACCTACGTACTGCGTAACAAAAACGCCTGGTATGTCTCCTTTGTGGATGTGTTTGTCTACATGGTGCGTTTCGGCATGATCAGCTGGCTGCCAATTTATCTGCTGACGGTGAAACATTTTTCCAAAGAACAAATGAGCGTCGCTTTCCTGTTTTTTGAGTGGGCCGCAATTCCGTCTACCCTGCTGGCCGGCTGGCTCTCAGACAAGCTGTTTAAAGGGCGCCGGATGCCGTTAGCCATAATCTGCATGACGCTAATCTTCATCTGTCTGATTGGTTACTGGAAAAGCGAATCTCTGCTGATGGTCACGGTATTCGCGGCGATTGTGGGCTGTCTTATTTACGTCCCGCAGTTTCTGGCCTCGGTCCAGACCATGGAAATCGTCCCCAGTTTTGCCGTCGGTTCAGCCGTGGGTCTGCGCGGATTTATGAGCTATATCTTTGGCGCATCGTTAGGCACGAGCCTGTTCGGCGTAATGGTCGATAAAATGGGCTGGCACGGCGGGTTCTATCTGCTGATGGGCGGGATCGTCTGCTGCATCCTGTTCTGCTACCTCTCTCATCGCGGCGCGCTGGAACTTGAGCAACAGCGTAAAATCACCGAGCAGGAAGAGGCCCGGCTGGCACTGGCTGACGCACAGTAA
- a CDS encoding PTS fructose transporter subunit IIC: MSLKQIWQAANPKGHLLTAISFLIPIVCGSGFIIAIGMGLGGTVQDTLTAGQFDVWQAMATLGAKALGLLPVVIAVGISGSIAGKPGIAPGFVVGLAANTISAGFIGGMIGGYIAGYIALAIIKNVKVPDWARGLMPTLIVPFFASIISCLIMVYIIGTPIGIFTDALTSFLRSMGTSSNLVLGAVIGALCIVDFGGPLNKTCFAFVLTLQAQGINEPITALQLVNTATPIGFGLAFFMAKLLRKNIYNREEVETLKSAVPMGIVNIVEGSIPIVMNDIVRGIAAAAIGGACGGAVTMVYGADATVPFGGVLMIPTMSHPMAGIMALLVNIVVTATVYAVIKKDIPRDVIVDNDYEEEDIDLDDIKVS, encoded by the coding sequence ATGTCTCTAAAACAAATATGGCAAGCAGCAAACCCTAAAGGACATCTGCTGACCGCTATCTCGTTTCTGATCCCCATTGTCTGTGGTTCTGGGTTTATTATCGCCATCGGCATGGGGCTTGGCGGGACGGTGCAGGACACGTTAACTGCGGGACAATTTGATGTATGGCAGGCGATGGCCACCCTGGGCGCCAAGGCGCTTGGGCTGTTGCCGGTGGTGATTGCCGTGGGAATATCTGGCTCGATAGCCGGCAAGCCAGGCATCGCGCCAGGATTTGTCGTCGGGCTGGCGGCGAATACCATAAGCGCAGGCTTTATCGGTGGGATGATTGGTGGCTATATTGCGGGGTATATTGCGCTGGCGATCATTAAAAACGTCAAGGTCCCTGACTGGGCCCGCGGGTTGATGCCGACGCTGATCGTACCGTTTTTTGCCTCCATTATCAGCTGTCTGATTATGGTCTATATCATCGGTACGCCTATCGGGATCTTCACGGATGCGCTTACATCTTTCCTGAGAAGCATGGGCACGTCGTCGAATTTGGTGTTAGGCGCAGTCATTGGCGCATTGTGTATCGTTGACTTTGGCGGCCCGCTGAATAAGACATGCTTTGCTTTCGTGCTGACCCTGCAGGCACAGGGGATAAATGAACCCATTACCGCACTTCAGTTAGTAAACACCGCTACGCCTATCGGATTTGGCCTGGCTTTCTTTATGGCCAAACTGCTGCGTAAAAATATCTATAACCGTGAAGAAGTGGAAACCTTAAAATCAGCGGTTCCGATGGGGATTGTGAATATCGTTGAAGGTTCTATCCCGATCGTCATGAATGATATTGTGCGTGGTATTGCGGCGGCGGCTATCGGCGGGGCATGCGGCGGGGCGGTCACCATGGTCTATGGTGCGGATGCGACGGTTCCTTTTGGCGGAGTACTGATGATCCCCACGATGTCACATCCGATGGCAGGCATCATGGCCTTGCTGGTAAATATCGTTGTTACCGCGACGGTCTATGCCGTCATCAAAAAAGATATCCCTCGCGACGTGATTGTTGATAATGATTACGAAGAAGAGGATATCGACCTGGATGATATTAAAGTGAGCTAA
- a CDS encoding PTS ascorbate transporter subunit IIC: protein MLHFLIYDVLGTPAILVGLFSLIGLLLQKKGISDVISGTLKTIMGFVILTAGAGIIAYTLTIFSQLFEHSFHIQGVVPNTDAMAALAQKNYGTETATIMVLGMLINIALARLTPLKYIFLTGHHTLYMAAMLAVILSVGGLSGIWVVTIGAIILGAMMVISPAILQPFTRKITNTDDLALGHFGSIGYLLSALVGKVVGKDSPSIEEIKVPKSLNFLRDSSVAISLTMMILFLVLVVVAGKSFVEETLSAGQNFIIFAIIQSLTFAAGVYIILAGVRMVIAEIVPAFKGIADKLVKDAKPALDCPTVFPFAPNAVIVGFLASFVAGLVSMFLCPLFGLSVIVPGLVPHFFCGATAGVYGNITGGRRGAVVGAFAHGLLISFLPAILLPMMGNMGLGSTTFGDADFGVVGIVLGHIIAIFN, encoded by the coding sequence ATGCTTCATTTTCTTATTTATGATGTGCTAGGGACCCCGGCGATTCTGGTTGGTTTATTTTCACTGATCGGTCTCCTGTTGCAAAAAAAAGGAATTTCAGACGTTATTTCAGGTACCCTGAAAACCATTATGGGTTTTGTCATTTTAACCGCTGGCGCTGGTATTATTGCTTATACGTTAACGATTTTTAGCCAGTTATTTGAGCATTCTTTCCATATTCAGGGCGTGGTACCCAACACTGATGCTATGGCTGCTCTGGCGCAGAAGAATTATGGCACGGAAACCGCCACCATTATGGTATTGGGTATGCTGATCAATATCGCGCTGGCACGCCTCACGCCATTGAAGTACATCTTTCTGACCGGACACCATACGCTTTATATGGCAGCGATGCTGGCGGTGATTTTGTCAGTAGGGGGGTTGTCAGGAATTTGGGTTGTGACTATTGGCGCGATTATCCTCGGTGCCATGATGGTGATCTCCCCGGCCATCTTGCAGCCATTTACCCGCAAAATTACCAACACCGACGATCTGGCGCTCGGGCATTTTGGCTCTATCGGCTATCTGCTGTCCGCGCTGGTGGGCAAAGTTGTTGGTAAAGATAGTCCCTCGATAGAAGAGATCAAAGTACCTAAGTCGCTTAATTTCCTTCGCGACTCCTCGGTAGCCATCTCTCTTACTATGATGATTCTGTTCCTTGTGCTGGTGGTCGTCGCAGGCAAATCCTTTGTCGAGGAGACCCTGAGCGCCGGTCAGAACTTTATTATCTTCGCCATTATCCAGTCCCTCACTTTCGCCGCGGGGGTTTATATCATCCTTGCCGGAGTGCGGATGGTGATTGCTGAGATCGTCCCGGCGTTTAAAGGGATTGCGGACAAGCTCGTTAAAGACGCTAAGCCGGCGCTGGACTGTCCGACGGTGTTTCCCTTTGCTCCGAATGCCGTCATCGTCGGCTTTCTCGCAAGCTTTGTCGCGGGGCTGGTCAGTATGTTCCTCTGCCCACTGTTCGGCTTAAGTGTCATTGTCCCGGGTCTGGTTCCTCACTTTTTCTGCGGGGCCACGGCGGGGGTTTACGGCAACATAACCGGCGGACGTCGCGGGGCGGTGGTAGGGGCTTTTGCCCACGGCCTGCTCATTTCGTTCCTGCCTGCCATTCTGTTGCCCATGATGGGAAATATGGGGCTGGGCTCCACGACCTTTGGAGACGCCGACTTTGGCGTTGTCGGGATCGTGCTGGGGCATATCATCGCAATTTTTAACTAA
- a CDS encoding PTS fructose transporter subunit IIB — protein MNIVGVTACTVGIAHTYIAQKKIETAAKKAGHNVKIETQGTIGIENPLTADEIAAADIVLLAADVKVTGEERFSGKKVVKVATETAVKSPNKLIEKLSEIVNS, from the coding sequence ATGAATATTGTCGGCGTTACCGCCTGCACGGTGGGGATTGCACACACCTATATTGCGCAAAAGAAAATTGAAACGGCGGCTAAAAAAGCCGGACATAACGTTAAAATCGAGACGCAAGGAACCATCGGCATTGAAAACCCGTTAACCGCTGATGAGATTGCCGCGGCAGATATTGTCCTGCTTGCTGCTGATGTCAAAGTGACGGGCGAAGAAAGATTTTCCGGCAAGAAAGTCGTTAAAGTCGCGACGGAAACGGCAGTCAAATCCCCCAATAAGTTGATTGAAAAACTCAGTGAAATAGTCAATTCATAA
- a CDS encoding LysE family translocator, which yields MLVTDSLLAYTLAATLLTLTPGLDTALILRTATAEGGRKALHAALGIDLGCFIWGAVVAFGLGALLAVSEFAYTVLKWCGAGYLCWLGIQLLLRPRQQFNTTPTESTTTSNWFLRGMLGNVLNPKMGVFYVSFLPQFIPAGHSPVSWTFLLVAIHVLIGTLWSLTLITATRYAAGILKKPAVVKWMDRTTGCLFLLFAAKLAMSRR from the coding sequence ATGCTCGTCACTGATTCACTTCTTGCATACACCCTCGCTGCCACACTGCTTACTCTTACACCAGGTCTCGATACCGCGCTCATCCTGCGCACGGCGACCGCTGAAGGTGGACGCAAAGCCTTGCATGCCGCGTTAGGCATTGATCTCGGATGCTTTATTTGGGGCGCCGTGGTGGCCTTTGGCTTAGGGGCGCTGCTGGCGGTTTCTGAGTTTGCTTATACCGTGTTGAAATGGTGCGGAGCGGGCTACCTTTGCTGGCTGGGCATCCAGTTGCTTCTGCGCCCGCGCCAGCAGTTTAACACCACTCCGACAGAATCTACTACCACGAGTAACTGGTTCCTGCGTGGGATGTTGGGGAATGTGCTTAACCCCAAAATGGGCGTCTTCTACGTTTCATTTTTGCCCCAGTTTATCCCCGCCGGGCATTCACCCGTGAGCTGGACTTTTCTCCTGGTCGCTATCCATGTATTGATTGGTACGCTGTGGTCGTTAACGCTGATTACCGCCACTCGCTATGCCGCGGGTATCCTGAAAAAACCAGCCGTGGTGAAATGGATGGATCGGACAACCGGCTGCCTGTTTCTGTTATTTGCCGCAAAACTGGCAATGAGCCGCCGGTAA
- the alsE gene encoding D-allulose 6-phosphate 3-epimerase, with product MSAKFSPSLMCMDLTQFKEQITALNKKADFYHVDIMDGNYVRNITLSPFFIANLKKITTVPIDVHLMVNHPEDIIPMCLDAGADIISFHPETANNKIFRLLNQIRDAGKKCGVVLNPATPAESIAEYAHLLDKVTVMSVDPGFAGQKFIPESLNKIRKLISMRKNNGYHYLTEIDGSCNEKTFSQIAESGVDVFIVGTSGLFSLHEDVGQAWDRMIEIFQRETVAA from the coding sequence ATGAGCGCTAAATTTTCACCCTCATTAATGTGCATGGATTTAACACAGTTCAAAGAGCAGATCACGGCATTGAATAAAAAGGCGGATTTTTACCATGTTGATATAATGGATGGCAACTATGTCCGCAATATCACACTGTCTCCTTTTTTTATTGCGAATCTGAAAAAAATTACTACTGTCCCCATTGATGTTCATCTGATGGTGAATCATCCGGAAGATATCATTCCCATGTGTCTCGATGCCGGCGCCGATATCATCAGCTTTCATCCCGAAACGGCGAATAACAAAATTTTCCGCCTGCTCAATCAGATCAGGGATGCGGGTAAAAAGTGCGGGGTGGTGCTGAACCCGGCGACACCCGCAGAAAGCATTGCCGAATATGCGCATCTGCTGGATAAAGTGACGGTCATGTCGGTTGACCCTGGTTTTGCCGGACAAAAGTTTATTCCTGAATCGCTGAACAAGATAAGAAAACTCATCAGTATGCGCAAAAATAATGGCTATCATTATCTAACGGAAATTGATGGTTCTTGCAATGAAAAAACCTTTAGCCAGATTGCTGAATCCGGGGTGGATGTGTTTATCGTTGGCACATCGGGTCTGTTTTCACTCCATGAGGATGTTGGCCAGGCTTGGGACAGAATGATCGAGATCTTCCAGCGGGAAACCGTCGCTGCATAA
- a CDS encoding PTS sugar transporter subunit IIA: protein MDISTVLNVNNIKLNMTARTKEEVIEELTDLLIQDGAVTNKEDFIRDVWLREELGSTGFENHIAIPHGKSSGVSRTALAIGRTQHAIPWETMDGSDVRCVILFAVCLVDQNATHIRLLAQVSGSLADEDIIAKLLVESDPHKIIALFNSETENADA, encoded by the coding sequence ATGGATATTTCTACAGTACTTAATGTGAATAACATCAAGTTAAATATGACCGCCAGAACCAAAGAAGAGGTAATAGAAGAACTCACCGATTTACTGATCCAGGATGGCGCCGTAACCAATAAGGAAGACTTTATTCGTGATGTCTGGTTACGCGAGGAGCTAGGCTCTACGGGCTTTGAAAACCATATCGCTATTCCACATGGCAAATCTTCCGGTGTTTCCCGTACCGCATTAGCCATCGGACGCACGCAACATGCCATTCCCTGGGAGACCATGGATGGCAGCGATGTTCGTTGTGTTATTTTATTTGCGGTTTGCCTGGTGGACCAAAATGCCACTCATATTCGCCTGTTAGCACAAGTGTCCGGGTCACTGGCAGACGAAGACATTATCGCTAAATTACTGGTTGAATCTGATCCACATAAAATCATTGCGCTTTTCAATTCAGAAACTGAAAACGCCGATGCTTAA
- the lysM gene encoding peptidoglycan-binding protein LysM — protein MGLLNFVKEAGEKIWDAVSGDSKEDRADKLKKHIDGLNLPGAEKVNIDVADDGTATVTGDVASQEDKEKILVAVGNVTGVGQVSDGVKVTQSGAESRFYTVKSGDTLSAISKAMYGSANDYQRIFEANKPMLTHPDKIYPGQVLIIPAK, from the coding sequence ATGGGATTATTGAATTTTGTGAAAGAAGCGGGCGAGAAAATATGGGACGCTGTCTCCGGCGACAGTAAAGAAGATCGGGCCGATAAGCTGAAAAAGCATATCGATGGACTTAATCTGCCTGGCGCCGAAAAGGTCAATATTGATGTTGCGGACGATGGCACCGCAACGGTCACTGGCGATGTTGCGTCGCAGGAAGATAAAGAAAAAATTCTGGTCGCAGTGGGTAATGTCACTGGCGTAGGCCAGGTCAGTGACGGCGTTAAAGTGACGCAAAGCGGGGCGGAAAGTCGTTTTTACACGGTCAAATCCGGTGACACCTTGAGCGCTATCTCAAAAGCGATGTATGGCTCGGCCAATGATTATCAACGTATTTTTGAAGCCAATAAACCGATGCTGACCCATCCCGACAAAATCTATCCGGGGCAGGTGCTGATTATCCCGGCGAAGTAG